In Saccharothrix syringae, the following are encoded in one genomic region:
- a CDS encoding anti-sigma factor family protein: MTEVRGWQLPEQHLLPDAVVAFVDGELSTSAHNRAAAHLARCPFCAAEAYSQQQARSAVRAAPTPCAPAGLLARLGAIPEQVELPSAPDNLAVTEDGQLVTVQRPDRAAAFGSGPVLGQSRPFGTGGSRFGSRARQGAGVVVSGLMLGALALVVPAGEDPAPTPASGTTPPLTPAVAPTLTGADRADALRPVADLGR; encoded by the coding sequence ATGACAGAGGTGCGAGGTTGGCAACTGCCCGAGCAGCACCTGCTGCCCGACGCGGTGGTCGCCTTCGTCGACGGTGAGCTGTCCACCTCGGCGCACAACCGGGCCGCCGCGCACCTGGCGCGCTGCCCGTTCTGCGCGGCCGAGGCGTACTCGCAGCAGCAGGCGCGCTCCGCCGTGCGCGCCGCGCCGACCCCGTGCGCGCCCGCCGGCCTGCTGGCCAGGCTGGGCGCGATCCCGGAGCAGGTCGAGCTGCCCAGCGCGCCCGACAACCTCGCCGTCACCGAGGACGGCCAACTGGTCACCGTGCAGCGGCCCGACCGCGCCGCCGCCTTCGGCTCCGGTCCCGTGCTGGGGCAGAGCCGCCCTTTCGGCACCGGCGGTAGCCGCTTCGGCAGCCGCGCCCGCCAGGGCGCCGGTGTCGTGGTCTCCGGGCTCATGCTGGGCGCCCTCGCCCTGGTCGTGCCCGCCGGCGAGGACCCGGCACCCACGCCCGCCTCCGGCACCACCCCGCCGCTCACGCCCGCCGTCGCGCCGACGCTGACCGGCGCCGACCGGGCCGACGCGCTGCGCCCCGTGGCCGACCTGGGCCGCTGA
- a CDS encoding Mrp/NBP35 family ATP-binding protein yields the protein MTLPTVDDVHKALAGVQDPEIRRPITELGMVKDVVVGSDGVVDVAVFLTVSGCPLRDKITADVTAAVSALPGVAGVRVELDVMSDAQRTELRKTLRGGVEEPVIPFAQPGSLTRVYCVASGKGGVGKSSVTVNLAVAMAARGLSVGVVDADIYGHSIPRMLGTEDRPTQVEKMIMPPQAHGVKLISIGMFTPGNTPVVWRGPMLHRALQQFLADVFWGDLDVLLMDLPPGTGDVAISVAQLVPNAEILVVTTPQQAAAEVAERAGSIAVQTRQRVAGVIENMSWLELPDGTRMDVFGSGGGQAVASSLTQAVGADVPLLGQVPLDPRLREQGDAGTPIVLAHPDSAAGQALTSVAAKLSTRSRGLAGRLLNVSPAGR from the coding sequence GTGACTCTTCCAACCGTTGACGACGTGCACAAGGCGTTGGCCGGCGTGCAGGACCCGGAGATCCGGCGTCCGATCACCGAGCTGGGCATGGTGAAGGACGTCGTGGTCGGCTCCGACGGCGTCGTGGACGTGGCGGTGTTCCTGACCGTGTCCGGCTGCCCGCTGCGGGACAAGATCACCGCCGACGTGACCGCGGCCGTGTCGGCGCTGCCCGGCGTGGCCGGGGTGCGGGTGGAGCTCGACGTGATGAGCGACGCCCAGCGCACCGAGCTGCGCAAGACCCTGCGCGGCGGGGTCGAGGAGCCGGTGATCCCGTTCGCCCAGCCCGGGTCGCTGACCCGGGTGTACTGCGTGGCGTCGGGCAAGGGCGGCGTGGGCAAGTCGTCGGTGACGGTGAACCTGGCCGTGGCGATGGCCGCGCGGGGCCTGTCGGTCGGCGTGGTGGACGCCGACATCTACGGCCACTCGATCCCGCGGATGCTGGGCACCGAGGACCGGCCGACGCAGGTCGAGAAGATGATCATGCCGCCGCAGGCGCACGGCGTGAAGCTGATCTCGATCGGCATGTTCACCCCGGGCAACACCCCGGTGGTGTGGCGCGGCCCGATGCTGCACCGCGCGCTCCAGCAGTTCCTCGCCGACGTGTTCTGGGGCGACCTGGACGTGCTGCTGATGGACCTGCCGCCGGGCACCGGCGACGTGGCGATCTCGGTGGCGCAGCTCGTGCCCAACGCCGAGATCCTGGTGGTGACCACGCCGCAGCAGGCGGCGGCCGAGGTGGCCGAGCGGGCCGGGTCGATCGCCGTGCAGACGCGGCAGCGGGTGGCGGGTGTGATCGAGAACATGTCGTGGCTGGAGCTGCCGGACGGGACCCGCATGGACGTCTTCGGCTCGGGCGGCGGGCAGGCGGTGGCCTCGTCGCTGACCCAGGCCGTGGGCGCCGACGTGCCGCTGCTGGGCCAGGTGCCGCTCGACCCGCGGCTGCGCGAGCAGGGCGACGCGGGCACGCCGATCGTGCTGGCGCACCCCGACTCGGCGGCCGGGCAGGCGCTGACCTCGGTGGCGGCGAAGCTGTCGACGCGGTCGCGCGGGCTGGCCGGGCGGCTGCTGAACGTGTCGCCGGCCGGGCGGTAG
- a CDS encoding S1C family serine protease, whose amino-acid sequence MSEPEQGNGTPRSGVDDGAHRRLAPRPLARPAVDPGQAAVFGRPRGVPGAFGADRPVLGGNGAVRLAPPPPEALATAFGRPDGDAGTRLQRPPLDLHGEPEVEPVFWEGRPAGDAWRDPGASAVIGPPAVTEEAPAEAEAAARPGPRLSVPELLFGRRVKPTALGLLLVVALLVGAAGGVVGWLLGRIGNPLTDGGVTLAEVKPAKERPVGSVADIAGRVTPSVVSIEFKGANVAGVGSGVVIDGAGYVLTNDHVVAPAVQDTSAKLTVVFTDGKRAVAQVVGRDAKTDLAVVKVDVENPTVLQFGDSDELAVGDTVLAIGSPLSLSNTVTEGIVSALHRPVTAAGENGGPQVTYDAIQTDAAINPGNSGGALVDSSGALVGINSSIRTETGGSVGLGFAITGNYARKISQALIREGQVKHAEMNVNVRSASAETAEGAQVQNVPEGGAAAAAGVEEGDVIIRVGDRLVRNAAELTVAVRDREIGETVPVVLVRQGRELTVQVTLRSD is encoded by the coding sequence ATGAGCGAGCCAGAACAGGGCAACGGGACCCCCAGGTCGGGAGTCGACGACGGGGCGCACCGCAGGCTCGCGCCCCGCCCGCTCGCCCGCCCGGCCGTGGACCCCGGCCAGGCCGCCGTGTTCGGCAGGCCCCGGGGGGTGCCGGGCGCGTTCGGCGCCGACCGCCCCGTCCTGGGCGGCAACGGCGCGGTCCGCCTGGCACCGCCACCGCCCGAGGCGCTGGCCACCGCATTCGGCAGGCCCGACGGCGACGCCGGCACGCGCCTGCAGCGCCCGCCGCTGGACCTGCACGGCGAGCCCGAGGTGGAGCCCGTCTTCTGGGAGGGCAGGCCCGCGGGCGACGCGTGGCGCGACCCCGGCGCGTCCGCGGTGATCGGACCGCCCGCCGTGACCGAGGAGGCACCCGCCGAGGCCGAGGCCGCCGCCCGGCCCGGACCCCGGCTCAGCGTGCCGGAACTGCTGTTCGGGCGGCGCGTGAAGCCCACCGCCCTGGGGCTGCTGCTCGTGGTGGCGCTGCTGGTCGGCGCGGCCGGCGGCGTGGTGGGCTGGCTGCTGGGCCGCATCGGCAACCCGCTGACCGACGGCGGCGTGACGCTGGCCGAGGTCAAGCCCGCCAAGGAGCGCCCCGTCGGCTCGGTCGCCGACATCGCGGGCCGGGTCACGCCCAGCGTGGTGTCCATCGAGTTCAAGGGCGCCAACGTCGCGGGCGTCGGCTCCGGCGTGGTCATCGACGGCGCCGGCTACGTGCTCACCAACGACCACGTGGTCGCCCCGGCCGTGCAGGACACCTCGGCCAAGCTGACCGTGGTGTTCACCGACGGCAAGCGGGCCGTGGCGCAGGTCGTGGGCCGCGACGCCAAGACCGACCTCGCGGTGGTCAAGGTCGACGTGGAGAACCCGACCGTGCTCCAGTTCGGCGACTCCGACGAGCTGGCCGTGGGCGACACGGTGCTGGCCATCGGCTCGCCGCTGTCGCTGTCCAACACCGTCACCGAGGGCATCGTCAGCGCCCTGCACCGCCCCGTGACCGCGGCGGGCGAGAACGGCGGCCCCCAGGTCACCTACGACGCGATCCAGACCGACGCCGCCATCAACCCCGGCAACTCCGGCGGCGCGCTGGTCGACTCGTCCGGGGCGCTGGTCGGCATCAACTCCTCGATCCGCACCGAGACCGGCGGCTCGGTCGGCCTCGGGTTCGCCATCACCGGCAACTACGCGCGCAAGATCTCCCAGGCCCTCATCCGCGAGGGCCAGGTCAAGCACGCCGAGATGAACGTCAACGTGCGGTCGGCGTCGGCGGAGACGGCCGAGGGCGCGCAGGTGCAGAACGTCCCCGAGGGCGGCGCGGCCGCGGCGGCCGGCGTCGAGGAGGGTGACGTGATCATCCGGGTGGGTGACCGGTTGGTGCGCAATGCCGCAGAGTTGACCGTCGCGGTAAGGGACCGTGAAATCGGCGAGACGGTACCGGTGGTGCTGGTCAGGCAGGGTCGGGAACTCACCGTGCAGGTAACCCTGCGGTCCGACTGA
- a CDS encoding helix-turn-helix domain-containing protein: MGERIAYYRKRQGITQEVLCGLVGGRTTEWLRQIENGKREVDELSTIVAVAEALKIPSSALLPGPFRATAKRKDSLGTARTVVPAIEAAMMRYNGIASLAGVPDRAPVAPEHLRARVEKAFLCSQTERWSEMAPIVPDMIADAWHLVHAAENDEQRRAATKLQALVYRVTSGMLDRLGEPHLPWVAAERSMHAAEESDDRLLIAGGAWRLAVVLRHAGRLAESTDAPVTAADALRPHLDSPQSYSMYGSLMLKGAVGAATLGDHRAARDYFDEAARAAEVIGDRNDFWLAFGPTNVAIHRVWLDLELGDPTAAIAQADNVPYDNLPEELSERRTSHLITVAWAHYLRRHDREAVDALNLAKLSAPEQLLFTGRVHSMLRGMLRRERRSIKGDLRRLADFVGVAA; encoded by the coding sequence GTGGGCGAGCGCATCGCCTACTACCGCAAGCGACAGGGCATCACACAAGAGGTGTTGTGCGGCCTGGTCGGGGGACGCACGACAGAGTGGCTCAGGCAGATCGAGAATGGCAAGCGCGAAGTGGACGAACTGTCCACGATCGTGGCGGTGGCCGAGGCGCTGAAAATTCCATCATCGGCGCTGCTACCGGGACCTTTCCGGGCGACGGCCAAGCGCAAGGACTCGCTCGGCACCGCCCGGACCGTCGTCCCGGCCATCGAAGCCGCGATGATGCGCTACAACGGGATCGCTTCGCTGGCCGGCGTGCCGGACCGGGCACCTGTCGCGCCGGAGCACCTCCGGGCCAGGGTGGAGAAGGCATTCCTGTGCTCGCAAACGGAGCGGTGGTCGGAGATGGCCCCGATCGTCCCGGACATGATCGCGGACGCCTGGCACCTGGTGCACGCCGCCGAGAACGACGAGCAGAGGCGCGCGGCGACCAAACTCCAGGCCCTGGTCTACCGGGTGACCTCCGGGATGCTCGACCGCCTGGGCGAACCGCACCTGCCCTGGGTCGCAGCCGAACGCTCGATGCACGCCGCCGAGGAATCTGACGACCGCCTCCTGATCGCGGGCGGCGCGTGGCGACTGGCTGTTGTGCTGCGCCACGCGGGCCGCCTGGCCGAATCAACCGACGCGCCCGTCACGGCGGCCGACGCCCTGCGTCCCCACCTCGACTCGCCTCAGTCCTACAGCATGTACGGATCACTGATGCTCAAAGGCGCCGTGGGTGCGGCCACGCTCGGCGACCACCGGGCGGCGCGCGACTACTTCGACGAAGCCGCGCGGGCGGCGGAGGTGATCGGGGACCGGAACGATTTCTGGCTCGCCTTCGGCCCGACGAACGTCGCCATCCACCGCGTGTGGCTGGACCTGGAACTGGGTGACCCGACAGCGGCCATCGCGCAGGCGGACAACGTGCCGTACGACAACCTGCCCGAGGAGCTGTCCGAACGGCGGACCTCGCACCTGATCACCGTCGCCTGGGCGCATTACCTGCGACGGCACGATCGCGAAGCAGTGGACGCGCTGAACCTGGCCAAGCTGTCCGCACCCGAACAACTGCTGTTCACCGGCCGGGTGCACTCGATGCTGCGCGGCATGCTGCGCCGCGAACGGCGCTCGATCAAGGGCGACCTGCGCCGACTGGCCGACTTCGTCGGCGTGGCGGCTTGA
- a CDS encoding HpcH/HpaI aldolase/citrate lyase family protein — MVDQQRPRRSCLAVPGSSQKMIDKARTLPADQVFLDLEDACAPLAKPDARKTIVASLNEGGWGSRARVVRVNDWTTEWTYRDVTEVVEGAGANLDCVMLPKVQTPEQVHALDLLLTQIEKTMGYEVGRIGIEAQIENALGLTNVNAIATASPRVETIIFGPADFMASINMKSLVVGEQPPGYDVGDAYHHILMSILMAARAHDKQAIDGPYLQIRDVDGFKRVAGRSAALGFDGKWVLHPGQIDAANEVFSPKQEDYDHAENILDAYDYYTSEAGGKRGAVMLGDEMIDEASRKMALVISSKGRAAGMSRTDVWTPPEQ, encoded by the coding sequence GTGGTCGACCAGCAGCGTCCCCGTCGTTCGTGCCTGGCCGTGCCCGGGTCGAGCCAGAAGATGATCGACAAGGCCCGCACGCTGCCCGCGGACCAGGTGTTCCTCGACCTGGAGGACGCCTGCGCGCCGCTGGCCAAGCCGGACGCGCGCAAGACCATCGTCGCCTCCCTCAACGAGGGCGGCTGGGGCTCCCGCGCGCGGGTGGTCCGGGTCAACGACTGGACCACCGAGTGGACCTACCGGGACGTCACCGAGGTCGTCGAGGGCGCGGGTGCCAACCTCGACTGCGTCATGCTGCCCAAGGTGCAGACCCCGGAGCAGGTGCACGCCCTGGACCTGCTGCTCACCCAGATCGAGAAGACCATGGGCTACGAGGTCGGCCGCATCGGCATCGAGGCGCAGATCGAGAACGCCCTGGGCCTGACCAACGTCAACGCGATCGCCACCGCGTCGCCGCGGGTGGAGACGATCATCTTCGGCCCGGCCGACTTCATGGCGTCGATCAACATGAAGTCCCTGGTCGTGGGCGAGCAGCCGCCCGGCTACGACGTGGGCGACGCCTACCACCACATCCTGATGTCGATCCTGATGGCCGCGCGGGCCCACGACAAGCAGGCCATCGACGGCCCGTACCTGCAGATCCGCGACGTGGACGGGTTCAAGCGGGTGGCGGGCCGCTCGGCGGCGCTCGGCTTCGACGGCAAGTGGGTGCTGCACCCGGGCCAGATCGACGCGGCCAACGAGGTGTTCAGCCCCAAGCAGGAGGACTACGACCACGCCGAGAACATCCTCGACGCGTACGACTACTACACGTCCGAGGCGGGCGGGAAGCGCGGCGCGGTGATGCTCGGCGACGAGATGATCGACGAGGCGTCGCGGAAGATGGCGCTGGTCATCTCGTCCAAGGGGCGCGCGGCGGGCATGTCGCGCACGGACGTGTGGACGCCGCCGGAGCAGTGA
- the sigE gene encoding RNA polymerase sigma factor SigE: MEVLNPPMPKQPTAPAPTAPIEDAEWTVPSWDQVVREHADRVYRLAYRLTGNQHDAEDLTQETFIRVFRSLASYKPGTFEGWLHRITTNLFLDMARRRSRVRMEALPEEQDRIAGDDPSPEEVYDETHLDPELQAALDELPPEFRAAVVLCDVEGLSYEEIGATLGIKLGTVRSRIHRGRQALRLDMERRRGLVREDSA, translated from the coding sequence CTGGAGGTGCTCAACCCCCCTATGCCGAAGCAGCCGACCGCCCCCGCGCCGACCGCGCCCATCGAGGACGCGGAGTGGACCGTCCCCTCGTGGGACCAGGTCGTGCGCGAGCACGCCGACCGGGTCTACCGGCTGGCCTACCGCCTCACCGGCAACCAGCACGACGCCGAGGACCTCACCCAGGAGACGTTCATCCGGGTGTTCCGCTCCCTCGCGTCGTACAAGCCCGGCACGTTCGAGGGCTGGCTGCACCGCATCACCACGAACCTGTTCCTCGACATGGCCCGCCGCCGCTCGCGCGTGCGCATGGAGGCCCTGCCCGAGGAGCAGGACCGGATCGCGGGCGACGACCCGAGCCCCGAGGAGGTCTACGACGAGACCCACCTCGACCCGGAGCTGCAGGCCGCCCTGGACGAGCTGCCGCCGGAGTTCCGCGCGGCCGTGGTGCTGTGCGACGTCGAGGGCCTCTCCTACGAGGAGATCGGTGCCACCCTGGGCATCAAACTGGGTACGGTGAGGAGCAGGATCCACCGGGGCCGCCAGGCCCTGCGGTTGGACATGGAACGCCGTCGGGGTCTTGTTCGGGAGGACTCTGCATGA
- a CDS encoding DUF1003 domain-containing protein — MPEPQSRRRLDQPRTATPFRLVLDPERFGRLAERLARFLGTGKFLFWQTLLVLAWITLNLFAVSLRWDPYPFILLNLAFSTQAAYAAPLILLAQNRQDDRDRVALEEDRARAAQTKADTEYLARELAALRLAVGEVVTRDYLRGELERVLLDRKKQKRQLRDDVPS, encoded by the coding sequence ATGCCTGAGCCCCAGTCGCGCCGGCGGCTGGACCAGCCGCGCACGGCGACGCCCTTCCGGCTGGTGCTGGACCCGGAGCGGTTCGGGCGGCTGGCCGAGCGGCTGGCCCGGTTCCTGGGCACCGGGAAGTTCCTGTTCTGGCAGACGCTGCTGGTGCTGGCGTGGATCACGCTGAACCTGTTCGCGGTGTCCCTGCGCTGGGACCCGTACCCGTTCATCCTGCTCAACCTGGCGTTCTCCACGCAGGCCGCCTACGCCGCGCCGCTGATCCTGCTGGCCCAGAACCGGCAGGACGACCGCGACCGGGTGGCGCTGGAGGAGGACCGGGCGCGGGCCGCGCAGACCAAGGCCGACACCGAGTACCTGGCGCGGGAGCTGGCCGCGCTGCGGCTGGCCGTCGGCGAGGTGGTGACCCGCGACTACCTGCGCGGCGAGCTGGAGCGCGTGCTGCTGGACCGCAAGAAGCAGAAGAGGCAGCTCAGGGACGACGTGCCGTCATGA
- a CDS encoding aminoglycoside phosphotransferase family protein, producing the protein MITVPDDFATTLGPEALAWRETLPALAREFCDRWRLTPDGPLLNGFVGVVLPVLRADGEPVALKLGWPHEENEHEALALKTWDGDGVVRLLDHDDERGALLLERLDHTRPLERAPLAEALAVAGGLLRRLRVPAGPEFRRHVPADLVARNAELGGPVPAAFAERATELGRDLAAAAGNTLVNEDLHYDNVLRGEREPWLVIDPKPLAGDPEFGLIPLLWNRFGEDDLHGRIAALCDLGGLDPDLARAWTFYRAVDNWLWVGEMHPDDPAAVSEHVARALW; encoded by the coding sequence GTGATCACCGTCCCGGACGACTTCGCCACCACCCTCGGCCCGGAGGCGCTGGCCTGGCGGGAGACCCTGCCCGCGCTGGCCCGCGAGTTCTGCGACCGCTGGCGGCTGACCCCCGACGGCCCCCTGCTCAACGGCTTCGTCGGGGTCGTCCTGCCGGTCCTGCGCGCCGACGGCGAACCCGTCGCGCTCAAGCTGGGCTGGCCGCACGAGGAGAACGAGCACGAGGCGCTGGCCCTCAAGACGTGGGACGGCGACGGCGTGGTCCGGCTGCTCGACCACGACGACGAGCGCGGCGCGCTGCTGCTGGAGCGCCTGGACCACACCCGCCCCCTGGAACGCGCGCCGCTCGCGGAGGCCCTGGCCGTCGCCGGCGGGCTGCTGCGCCGGCTGCGCGTCCCGGCGGGCCCCGAGTTCCGCCGCCACGTCCCGGCCGACCTGGTCGCGCGCAACGCCGAGTTGGGCGGGCCGGTGCCCGCGGCGTTCGCCGAGCGGGCCACCGAGCTGGGCCGCGACCTCGCCGCCGCGGCCGGGAACACCCTGGTCAACGAGGACCTGCACTACGACAACGTGCTGCGCGGCGAGCGCGAGCCGTGGTTGGTGATCGACCCCAAGCCGCTGGCGGGCGACCCCGAGTTCGGCCTGATCCCGTTGCTGTGGAACAGGTTCGGCGAGGACGACCTGCACGGGCGGATCGCCGCGCTGTGCGACCTGGGCGGGCTGGACCCGGACCTGGCGCGCGCCTGGACGTTCTACCGGGCGGTGGACAACTGGCTGTGGGTCGGGGAGATGCACCCGGACGACCCGGCCGCGGTGTCCGAGCACGTCGCCCGCGCGCTGTGGTAG
- the tatB gene encoding Sec-independent protein translocase protein TatB, with protein sequence MFDSIGWVEILVIIVAGLFILGPERLPSAAAWVGRTIRQVRDYATGAREQLKQEMGPEFEQLRKPLEDLRELRNFDPKRAITKHLWDDPPATEKPNGYPAATPPPRPPERSLGQGERPPFDPDAT encoded by the coding sequence GTGTTCGACAGCATCGGGTGGGTCGAGATCCTGGTGATCATCGTCGCCGGCCTGTTCATCCTGGGACCGGAGCGGCTGCCGTCGGCGGCGGCGTGGGTGGGGCGGACGATCCGCCAGGTCCGCGACTACGCGACCGGCGCCCGCGAGCAGCTCAAGCAGGAGATGGGGCCGGAGTTCGAGCAGCTGCGCAAGCCGCTGGAGGACCTGCGGGAACTGCGCAACTTCGACCCGAAGCGGGCCATCACCAAGCACCTGTGGGACGACCCGCCGGCCACCGAGAAGCCCAACGGCTACCCGGCCGCCACGCCCCCGCCGCGGCCGCCGGAGCGGTCGCTGGGGCAGGGCGAGCGGCCGCCGTTCGACCCGGACGCGACCTGA
- a CDS encoding magnesium transporter MgtE N-terminal domain-containing protein, with amino-acid sequence MGAVNRVFAAQLAGLPVFGPDGESIGKVRDLVVGLRVDRQPPRVLGLVLELATRRRIFVPMLRVTSIEPNAVTLATGSVNLRQFHQRTNEVLVVGELLDARVRLDSGAAAVLVDAAMEPSRTRDWRMTRVAVRERTGRLGRRGPVQVLRWEELTGLSVTELADQPQGAQHLVAVFETMRAADVALALHTLPAKRRYEVAEALDDERLADVIEELGEEDQKDLLAHLDDERAADVLEAMNPDDAADLLAELPEREKDRLLELMEPAESAPVRRLLEYSYDTAGGLMTPEPVVLAPDATVAEALAHVRNPDLTPALASMVFVCRPPTATPTGRYLGSVHIQRLLREPPSDLVAGVLDTDLATLSPAASLGEVTRYFAAYNLVCGPVVDETDHLLGAVTVDDVLDHLLPDNWRETGLTHA; translated from the coding sequence GTGGGAGCCGTGAACCGCGTCTTCGCCGCCCAGCTCGCCGGCCTGCCCGTGTTCGGCCCCGACGGGGAGTCGATCGGCAAGGTCCGCGACCTGGTCGTCGGCCTGCGCGTGGACCGCCAGCCGCCGCGCGTGCTGGGCCTGGTGCTGGAGCTGGCGACCCGGCGGCGGATCTTCGTGCCGATGCTGCGGGTGACCTCGATCGAGCCGAACGCGGTGACGCTGGCCACCGGCTCGGTCAACCTGCGCCAGTTCCACCAGCGCACCAACGAGGTGCTGGTGGTCGGCGAGCTGCTGGACGCCCGCGTGCGGCTCGACTCGGGCGCGGCCGCGGTGCTGGTCGACGCGGCCATGGAGCCCAGCCGGACCCGCGACTGGCGGATGACGCGGGTGGCGGTGCGCGAGCGGACCGGGCGGCTGGGCCGGCGCGGGCCCGTGCAGGTGCTGCGCTGGGAGGAGCTGACCGGGCTGTCGGTGACCGAGCTGGCCGACCAGCCGCAGGGCGCCCAGCACCTGGTGGCGGTGTTCGAGACGATGCGCGCCGCCGACGTGGCGCTGGCCCTGCACACGCTGCCGGCCAAGCGCCGCTACGAGGTGGCCGAGGCGCTGGACGACGAGCGGCTCGCCGACGTGATCGAGGAGCTGGGCGAGGAGGACCAGAAGGACCTGCTGGCCCACCTCGACGACGAGCGGGCCGCGGACGTCCTGGAGGCGATGAACCCCGACGACGCCGCGGACCTGCTGGCCGAGCTGCCCGAGCGGGAGAAGGACCGGCTGCTGGAGCTGATGGAACCGGCCGAGTCGGCGCCGGTGCGGCGGCTGCTGGAGTACAGCTACGACACCGCGGGCGGCCTGATGACGCCCGAGCCGGTGGTGCTGGCGCCGGACGCGACGGTGGCCGAGGCGCTGGCGCACGTGCGCAACCCGGACCTGACGCCCGCGCTGGCCAGCATGGTGTTCGTGTGCCGGCCGCCGACGGCCACGCCGACCGGCCGCTACCTGGGCAGCGTGCACATCCAGCGGCTGCTGCGGGAACCGCCGTCGGACCTGGTGGCGGGCGTGCTGGACACCGACCTGGCCACGCTGTCGCCCGCCGCGTCGCTGGGCGAGGTGACCCGGTACTTCGCCGCCTACAACCTGGTGTGCGGTCCGGTGGTGGACGAGACCGACCACCTGCTGGGCGCGGTGACCGTGGACGACGTGCTGGACCACCTGCTGCCGGACAACTGGCGGGAAACGGGGCTGACCCATGCCTGA
- a CDS encoding MarR family winged helix-turn-helix transcriptional regulator, translating into MPETGSARLPTRTELGVWRSFLRAHARLTRVLEAELIAEQRLSLAAYDVLVQLAEAPQHRLRMTELAEAVLLSRSGVTRLVDRLERANLVLRERADGDGRGVVAVLTPQGLERLRVASGTHLAGVARHFAEVFDAAGLEAFGRACDRLAAGGS; encoded by the coding sequence GTGCCGGAAACCGGAAGCGCCCGGTTGCCCACCCGAACCGAGCTGGGGGTGTGGCGATCCTTCCTCCGGGCGCACGCCCGGCTCACTCGGGTGCTGGAAGCCGAACTGATCGCCGAGCAGCGCCTGTCGCTCGCGGCCTACGACGTCCTGGTCCAGCTCGCCGAGGCCCCGCAGCACCGCCTGCGGATGACCGAGCTGGCCGAGGCCGTGCTGTTGTCGCGCTCCGGCGTGACCAGGCTGGTCGACCGCCTCGAACGCGCGAACCTGGTGCTGCGGGAGCGGGCCGACGGCGACGGCCGCGGCGTGGTCGCGGTGCTCACACCGCAGGGCCTGGAGCGGCTGCGCGTCGCCTCGGGCACCCACCTCGCGGGTGTGGCGCGCCACTTCGCCGAGGTGTTCGACGCCGCGGGGCTGGAGGCGTTCGGCCGGGCCTGCGACCGGCTCGCCGCCGGCGGCTCATGA